The Linepithema humile isolate Giens D197 chromosome 2, Lhum_UNIL_v1.0, whole genome shotgun sequence genome has a segment encoding these proteins:
- the ph-d gene encoding polyhomeotic-like protein 2 isoform X6, with protein MTDVKTIGIPSSQSQPQQQSQQSQQAQAQQQSQQQMIITHDLPQQQNVQQQQQHVQQSQQVQQQSQQVQQQQVQPQQQMQQQVQPQQQMQVQQQVQQQVQQQQQSQTQQSQQQQQNNGAHNVVPTQVQVQSQVAASMPQQQLQGVAVSMQQHQQQGVGGGVSMTLSGQQGATTITTMAAHPQAVQVIQQPIQSQAYHLQQLYNTQGTPLLMPGNLALHPAGINPSSIQVITAGKPFQSAAQLTPHMLTTASTPGQGGGHPGAGGTKVQGFPAGYLPVPTSTPGAGQTLVFGQLGVLGSPQPPPSLQQQQQQQSANKQDQVQKYTTCTAGTPSGGRGAGMQFAPWQFAPQVWTAGLQQPALLTAAPNQIFIRGPTQQDMFIQSPQPIQAHNALATQQQIQGVQQIATTSGKPTKVMDIQQQQPQQNKPGVGGQRPLNILPSSLQAANIRAASSVSTQTVHGVQATVQAQSGKGGGGSGKGRGKPIQSPQQQPQQQQQQQQAQQSIQHQQVFIQQKQHTQQQQQLQQQYQQQVQSSQIQPKAIMTNMTLQQQQQGGVVLGTDRPIMPIVSVGGVGIGVAATSQMNQVPQSSMPTMQQLPIPTINPTIIGNQIVSGASQVQAMPIVNATQDQQSHDNTNSAIMITSPDRNSQTECSLILPSTTNPPVTTDDSGKLASKKEDASATTEEVAAASQSEVIDGEQCKTAIVKEDEVTVPKSEEKQCNNPLAGLANTVNAITNGVVGDESPSMPITSTPITANSKQAPPKAMVKPQVLTHVIEGFVIQEASEPFAVSQETTNILNRNNTNMERESHEEPPRKKHAPNYTNEEDGASVQVNKCESCGNTIDEQNVKFKKEKRFCSSACAKNKKRETRDRDGMEKQWTEIETETNKTIDNDMAKKNGEEKTLSTTIASSADESLPKVNPIKWTVGEVCDFIRGLPGCSDYAEDFAIQEIDGQALMLLKEDHLMSAMSIKLGPALKIVARIDSMRIESMSNSNPTSNNS; from the exons ATGACAGATGTTAAAACAATTGGAATTCCATCATCTCAATCACAACCACAGCAGCAATCACAGCAATCTCAGCAGGCACAGGCACAACAACAATCTCAACAACAAATGATTATCACTCACGACTTACCGCAACAGCAGAATGTtcaacagcaacaacagcatGTACAACAATCTCAGCAGGTCCAACAGCAGTCTCAACAAGTGCAACAACAACAAGTTCAGCCACAGCAACAAATGCAACAGCAAGTTCAACCACAACAACAAATGCAAGTTCAACAACAAGTACAGCAGCAGGttcagcagcaacagcaatcACAGACGCAGCAGtcacagcagcagcaacagaaTAATGGAGCACACAATGTTGTTCCTACTCAAGTTCAAGTACAATCGCAGGTAGCTGCAAGCATGCCCCAACAACAG ttaCAGGGTGTTGCGGTATCAATGCAGCAACATCAGCAACAAGGAGTAGGAGGAGGTGTGTCTATGACATTATCTGGTCAACAAGGTGCAACTACTATAACTACGATGGCTGCACATCCGCAAGCAGTTCAAGTTATTCAACAGCCAATTCAGAGTCAAGCTTATCACTTACAACAACTATACAATACTCAAGGCACACCTTTGTTAATGCCAGGAAATCTCGCACTTCATCCAGCAGGCATAAATCCCTCTTCTATTCAG GTGATAACAGCTGGAAAGCCATTTCAATCTGCAGCTCAACTTACTCCTCATATGCTAACTACAGCATCAACGCCCGGACAAGGTGGTGGTCATCCTGGTGCAGGTGGTACGAAAGTTCAAGGTTTTCCTGCTGGCTATTTACCCGTACCGACTTCAACTCCTGGTGCTGGTCAAACGTTAGTATTTGGTCAGCTTGGTGTATTAGGTTCTCCGCAACCACCACCATCGctacagcagcaacagcaacaacaatCAGCGAATAAGCAAGACCAGGTGCAAAAG tataCAACGTGTACTGCTGGGACACCTTCGGGCGGTAGAGGTGCCGGAATGCAGTTTGCACCTTGGCAGTTCGCACCTCAGGTATGGACCGCTGGGTTACAACAACCGGCTCTTCTCACTGCCGCACCCAATCAGATATTTATTCGCGGTCCTACGCAACAGGACATGTTTATACAAAGTCCACAACCAATACAGGCGCACAATg CTTTAGCGACGCAACAACAAATACAAGGTGTACAGCAGATTGCTACAACTAGCGGAAAACCTACCAAGGTAATGGATATACAACAACAACAGCCCCAGCAAAATAAACCGGGTGTAGGTGGACAGCGGCCGTTAAATATTCTGCCTTCGTCCTTGCAAGCCGCCAATATACGCGCCGCCAGTTCCGTTTCCACGCAAACGGTTCACGGAGTACAAGCCACGGTACAAGCACAG AGTGGCAAAGGGGGTGGTGGTAGTGGAAAAGGTCGTGGAAAGCCGATTCAATCTCCTCAACAACAAccgcagcaacaacaacagcagcagcaagcTCAACAATCCATACAGCATCAACAGGTCTTTATACAGCAAAAGCAGCACacgcagcaacaacagcaactTCAACAGCAGTACCAGCAACAAGTGCAGTCCTCTCAAATACAACCTAAAGCTATCATGa CTAATATGACGctgcagcaacaacaacaggGTGGAGTTGTCCTTGGTACAGATCGTCCTATTATGCCAATAGTATCAGTAGGTGGAGTTGGAATCGGAGTCGCCGCTACCTCTCAAATGAATCAAGTACCACAATCTTCAATGCCTACAATGCAACAGCTTCCTATACCG ACTATTAATCCAACTATAATAGGCAATCAAATAGTAAGCGGAGCATCGCAGGTTCAGGCGATGCCGATCGTAAATGCGACGCAGGATCAGCAATCGCACGATAATACCAACTCTGCGATAATGATTACGTCGCCAGATCGTAATTCACAGACCGAGTGCTCTCTGATACTACCGTCTACGACAAATCCTCCAGTGACGACTGACGACAGTGGCAAGTTAGCTTCGAAGAAAGAAGACGCATCTGCCACTACGGAAGAAGTCGCGGCGGCATCTCAGTCGGAAGTAATAG ATGGAGAACAATGTAAAACAGCAATCGTAAAAGAGGATGAAGTAACCGTTCCGAAAAGTGAGGAAAAACAATGCAACAATCCGTTAGCGGGGCTTGCCAATACAGTGAACGCGATTACGAATGGTGTAGTTGGCGATGAATCACCATCTATGCCAATCACTTCTACGCCAATAACAGCAAACAGTAAACAAGCGCCACCTAAAGCCATGGTGAAACCACAGGTCCTTACACATGTGATTGAAGGATTTGTAATACAAGAAG CATCAGAACCATTTGCGGTGAGTCAGGAAACTACCAACATTCTCAATCGGAATAACACAAATATGGAAAGGGAGTCTCATGAGGAACCTCCAA GGAAAAAACATGCTCCTAATTATACAAATGAAGAAGATGGAGCCAGCGTGCAAGTCAACAAGTGTGAAAGCTGCGGCAACACGATTGACGAACAGAACGTCAAATTCAAGAAAGAAAAGCGATTTTGTTCATCAGCATGTGCAAAGAA CAAAAAGCGCGAAACACGAGATCGCGATGGTATGGAGAAACAATGGACTGAAATTGAGACTGAAACTAATAAAACTATCGACAATGACATGGCAAAGAAGAATGGCGAGGAAAAGACGTTGTCTACGACTATTGCTTCCTCTGCTGACGAATCACTGCCGAAAGTAAACCCGATTAAATGgacg GTGGGTGAAGTATGCGATTTTATACGTGGTCTACCTGGATGCTCGGATTATGCGGAGGACTTCGCTATCCAAGAGATCGATGGTCAAGCTCTCATGCTGTTAAAAGAAGACCATCTCATGTCTGCTATGAGCATCAAATTGGGCCCAGCACTAAAAATCGTCGCTAGGATCGATTCAATGCGCATAGAATCGATGTCAAATTCCAATCCTACGTCGAACAACTCGTAA
- the ph-d gene encoding polyhomeotic-like protein 2 isoform X7: MTDVKTIGIPSSQSQPQQQSQQSQQAQAQQQSQQQMIITHDLPQQQNVQQQQQHVQQSQQVQQQSQQVQQQQVQPQQQMQQQVQPQQQMQVQQQVQQQVQQQQQSQTQQSQQQQQNNGAHNVVPTQVQVQSQVAASMPQQQLQGVAVSMQQHQQQGVGGGVSMTLSGQQGATTITTMAAHPQAVQVIQQPIQSQAYHLQQLYNTQGTPLLMPGNLALHPAGINPSSIQVITAGKPFQSAAQLTPHMLTTASTPGQGGGHPGAGGTKVQGFPAGYLPVPTSTPGAGQTLVFGQLGVLGSPQPPPSLQQQQQQQSANKQDQVQKYTTCTAGTPSGGRGAGMQFAPWQFAPQVWTAGLQQPALLTAAPNQIFIRGPTQQDMFIQSPQPIQAHNALATQQQIQGVQQIATTSGKPTKVMDIQQQQPQQNKPGVGGQRPLNILPSSLQAANIRAASSVSTQTVHGVQATSGKGGGGSGKGRGKPIQSPQQQPQQQQQQQQAQQSIQHQQVFIQQKQHTQQQQQLQQQYQQQVQSSQIQPKAIMTNMTLQQQQQGGVVLGTDRPIMPIVSVGGVGIGVAATSQMNQVPQSSMPTMQQLPIPTINPTIIGNQIVSGASQVQAMPIVNATQDQQSHDNTNSAIMITSPDRNSQTECSLILPSTTNPPVTTDDSGKLASKKEDASATTEEVAAASQSEVIDGEQCKTAIVKEDEVTVPKSEEKQCNNPLAGLANTVNAITNGVVGDESPSMPITSTPITANSKQAPPKAMVKPQVLTHVIEGFVIQEASEPFAVSQETTNILNRNNTNMERESHEEPPRKKHAPNYTNEEDGASVQVNKCESCGNTIDEQNVKFKKEKRFCSSACAKNKKRETRDRDGMEKQWTEIETETNKTIDNDMAKKNGEEKTLSTTIASSADESLPKVNPIKWTVGEVCDFIRGLPGCSDYAEDFAIQEIDGQALMLLKEDHLMSAMSIKLGPALKIVARIDSMRIESMSNSNPTSNNS, encoded by the exons ATGACAGATGTTAAAACAATTGGAATTCCATCATCTCAATCACAACCACAGCAGCAATCACAGCAATCTCAGCAGGCACAGGCACAACAACAATCTCAACAACAAATGATTATCACTCACGACTTACCGCAACAGCAGAATGTtcaacagcaacaacagcatGTACAACAATCTCAGCAGGTCCAACAGCAGTCTCAACAAGTGCAACAACAACAAGTTCAGCCACAGCAACAAATGCAACAGCAAGTTCAACCACAACAACAAATGCAAGTTCAACAACAAGTACAGCAGCAGGttcagcagcaacagcaatcACAGACGCAGCAGtcacagcagcagcaacagaaTAATGGAGCACACAATGTTGTTCCTACTCAAGTTCAAGTACAATCGCAGGTAGCTGCAAGCATGCCCCAACAACAG ttaCAGGGTGTTGCGGTATCAATGCAGCAACATCAGCAACAAGGAGTAGGAGGAGGTGTGTCTATGACATTATCTGGTCAACAAGGTGCAACTACTATAACTACGATGGCTGCACATCCGCAAGCAGTTCAAGTTATTCAACAGCCAATTCAGAGTCAAGCTTATCACTTACAACAACTATACAATACTCAAGGCACACCTTTGTTAATGCCAGGAAATCTCGCACTTCATCCAGCAGGCATAAATCCCTCTTCTATTCAG GTGATAACAGCTGGAAAGCCATTTCAATCTGCAGCTCAACTTACTCCTCATATGCTAACTACAGCATCAACGCCCGGACAAGGTGGTGGTCATCCTGGTGCAGGTGGTACGAAAGTTCAAGGTTTTCCTGCTGGCTATTTACCCGTACCGACTTCAACTCCTGGTGCTGGTCAAACGTTAGTATTTGGTCAGCTTGGTGTATTAGGTTCTCCGCAACCACCACCATCGctacagcagcaacagcaacaacaatCAGCGAATAAGCAAGACCAGGTGCAAAAG tataCAACGTGTACTGCTGGGACACCTTCGGGCGGTAGAGGTGCCGGAATGCAGTTTGCACCTTGGCAGTTCGCACCTCAGGTATGGACCGCTGGGTTACAACAACCGGCTCTTCTCACTGCCGCACCCAATCAGATATTTATTCGCGGTCCTACGCAACAGGACATGTTTATACAAAGTCCACAACCAATACAGGCGCACAATg CTTTAGCGACGCAACAACAAATACAAGGTGTACAGCAGATTGCTACAACTAGCGGAAAACCTACCAAGGTAATGGATATACAACAACAACAGCCCCAGCAAAATAAACCGGGTGTAGGTGGACAGCGGCCGTTAAATATTCTGCCTTCGTCCTTGCAAGCCGCCAATATACGCGCCGCCAGTTCCGTTTCCACGCAAACGGTTCACGGAGTACAAGCCACG AGTGGCAAAGGGGGTGGTGGTAGTGGAAAAGGTCGTGGAAAGCCGATTCAATCTCCTCAACAACAAccgcagcaacaacaacagcagcagcaagcTCAACAATCCATACAGCATCAACAGGTCTTTATACAGCAAAAGCAGCACacgcagcaacaacagcaactTCAACAGCAGTACCAGCAACAAGTGCAGTCCTCTCAAATACAACCTAAAGCTATCATGa CTAATATGACGctgcagcaacaacaacaggGTGGAGTTGTCCTTGGTACAGATCGTCCTATTATGCCAATAGTATCAGTAGGTGGAGTTGGAATCGGAGTCGCCGCTACCTCTCAAATGAATCAAGTACCACAATCTTCAATGCCTACAATGCAACAGCTTCCTATACCG ACTATTAATCCAACTATAATAGGCAATCAAATAGTAAGCGGAGCATCGCAGGTTCAGGCGATGCCGATCGTAAATGCGACGCAGGATCAGCAATCGCACGATAATACCAACTCTGCGATAATGATTACGTCGCCAGATCGTAATTCACAGACCGAGTGCTCTCTGATACTACCGTCTACGACAAATCCTCCAGTGACGACTGACGACAGTGGCAAGTTAGCTTCGAAGAAAGAAGACGCATCTGCCACTACGGAAGAAGTCGCGGCGGCATCTCAGTCGGAAGTAATAG ATGGAGAACAATGTAAAACAGCAATCGTAAAAGAGGATGAAGTAACCGTTCCGAAAAGTGAGGAAAAACAATGCAACAATCCGTTAGCGGGGCTTGCCAATACAGTGAACGCGATTACGAATGGTGTAGTTGGCGATGAATCACCATCTATGCCAATCACTTCTACGCCAATAACAGCAAACAGTAAACAAGCGCCACCTAAAGCCATGGTGAAACCACAGGTCCTTACACATGTGATTGAAGGATTTGTAATACAAGAAG CATCAGAACCATTTGCGGTGAGTCAGGAAACTACCAACATTCTCAATCGGAATAACACAAATATGGAAAGGGAGTCTCATGAGGAACCTCCAA GGAAAAAACATGCTCCTAATTATACAAATGAAGAAGATGGAGCCAGCGTGCAAGTCAACAAGTGTGAAAGCTGCGGCAACACGATTGACGAACAGAACGTCAAATTCAAGAAAGAAAAGCGATTTTGTTCATCAGCATGTGCAAAGAA CAAAAAGCGCGAAACACGAGATCGCGATGGTATGGAGAAACAATGGACTGAAATTGAGACTGAAACTAATAAAACTATCGACAATGACATGGCAAAGAAGAATGGCGAGGAAAAGACGTTGTCTACGACTATTGCTTCCTCTGCTGACGAATCACTGCCGAAAGTAAACCCGATTAAATGgacg GTGGGTGAAGTATGCGATTTTATACGTGGTCTACCTGGATGCTCGGATTATGCGGAGGACTTCGCTATCCAAGAGATCGATGGTCAAGCTCTCATGCTGTTAAAAGAAGACCATCTCATGTCTGCTATGAGCATCAAATTGGGCCCAGCACTAAAAATCGTCGCTAGGATCGATTCAATGCGCATAGAATCGATGTCAAATTCCAATCCTACGTCGAACAACTCGTAA
- the ph-d gene encoding polyhomeotic-like protein 2 isoform X3: MTDVKTIGIPSSQSQPQQQSQQSQQAQAQQQSQQQMIITHDLPQQQNVQQQQQHVQQSQQVQQQSQQVQQQQVQPQQQMQQQVQPQQQMQVQQQVQQQVQQQQQSQTQQSQQQQQNNGAHNVVPTQVQVQSQVAASMPQQQLQGVAVSMQQHQQQGVGGGVSMTLSGQQGATTITTMAAHPQAVQVIQQPIQSQAYHLQQLYNTQGTPLLMPGNLALHPAGINPSSIQVITAGKPFQSAAQLTPHMLTTASTPGQGGGHPGAGGTKVQGFPAGYLPVPTSTPGAGQTLVFGQLGVLGSPQPPPSLQQQQQQQSANKQDQYTTCTAGTPSGGRGAGMQFAPWQFAPQVWTAGLQQPALLTAAPNQIFIRGPTQQDMFIQSPQPIQAHNVALATQQQIQGVQQIATTSGKPTKVMDIQQQQPQQNKPGVGGQRPLNILPSSLQAANIRAASSVSTQTVHGVQATVQAQSGKGGGGSGKGRGKPIQSPQQQPQQQQQQQQAQQSIQHQQVFIQQKQHTQQQQQLQQQYQQQVQSSQIQPKAIMTNMTLQQQQQGGVVLGTDRPIMPIVSVGGVGIGVAATSQMNQVPQSSMPTMQQLPIPVLTTICRKVPVNTQCLSYPIYGTINPTIIGNQIVSGASQVQAMPIVNATQDQQSHDNTNSAIMITSPDRNSQTECSLILPSTTNPPVTTDDSGKLASKKEDASATTEEVAAASQSEVIDGEQCKTAIVKEDEVTVPKSEEKQCNNPLAGLANTVNAITNGVVGDESPSMPITSTPITANSKQAPPKAMVKPQVLTHVIEGFVIQEASEPFAVSQETTNILNRNNTNMERESHEEPPRKKHAPNYTNEEDGASVQVNKCESCGNTIDEQNVKFKKEKRFCSSACAKNKKRETRDRDGMEKQWTEIETETNKTIDNDMAKKNGEEKTLSTTIASSADESLPKVNPIKWTVGEVCDFIRGLPGCSDYAEDFAIQEIDGQALMLLKEDHLMSAMSIKLGPALKIVARIDSMRIESMSNSNPTSNNS, translated from the exons ATGACAGATGTTAAAACAATTGGAATTCCATCATCTCAATCACAACCACAGCAGCAATCACAGCAATCTCAGCAGGCACAGGCACAACAACAATCTCAACAACAAATGATTATCACTCACGACTTACCGCAACAGCAGAATGTtcaacagcaacaacagcatGTACAACAATCTCAGCAGGTCCAACAGCAGTCTCAACAAGTGCAACAACAACAAGTTCAGCCACAGCAACAAATGCAACAGCAAGTTCAACCACAACAACAAATGCAAGTTCAACAACAAGTACAGCAGCAGGttcagcagcaacagcaatcACAGACGCAGCAGtcacagcagcagcaacagaaTAATGGAGCACACAATGTTGTTCCTACTCAAGTTCAAGTACAATCGCAGGTAGCTGCAAGCATGCCCCAACAACAG ttaCAGGGTGTTGCGGTATCAATGCAGCAACATCAGCAACAAGGAGTAGGAGGAGGTGTGTCTATGACATTATCTGGTCAACAAGGTGCAACTACTATAACTACGATGGCTGCACATCCGCAAGCAGTTCAAGTTATTCAACAGCCAATTCAGAGTCAAGCTTATCACTTACAACAACTATACAATACTCAAGGCACACCTTTGTTAATGCCAGGAAATCTCGCACTTCATCCAGCAGGCATAAATCCCTCTTCTATTCAG GTGATAACAGCTGGAAAGCCATTTCAATCTGCAGCTCAACTTACTCCTCATATGCTAACTACAGCATCAACGCCCGGACAAGGTGGTGGTCATCCTGGTGCAGGTGGTACGAAAGTTCAAGGTTTTCCTGCTGGCTATTTACCCGTACCGACTTCAACTCCTGGTGCTGGTCAAACGTTAGTATTTGGTCAGCTTGGTGTATTAGGTTCTCCGCAACCACCACCATCGctacagcagcaacagcaacaacaatCAGCGAATAAGCAAGACCAG tataCAACGTGTACTGCTGGGACACCTTCGGGCGGTAGAGGTGCCGGAATGCAGTTTGCACCTTGGCAGTTCGCACCTCAGGTATGGACCGCTGGGTTACAACAACCGGCTCTTCTCACTGCCGCACCCAATCAGATATTTATTCGCGGTCCTACGCAACAGGACATGTTTATACAAAGTCCACAACCAATACAGGCGCACAATg TAGCTTTAGCGACGCAACAACAAATACAAGGTGTACAGCAGATTGCTACAACTAGCGGAAAACCTACCAAGGTAATGGATATACAACAACAACAGCCCCAGCAAAATAAACCGGGTGTAGGTGGACAGCGGCCGTTAAATATTCTGCCTTCGTCCTTGCAAGCCGCCAATATACGCGCCGCCAGTTCCGTTTCCACGCAAACGGTTCACGGAGTACAAGCCACGGTACAAGCACAG AGTGGCAAAGGGGGTGGTGGTAGTGGAAAAGGTCGTGGAAAGCCGATTCAATCTCCTCAACAACAAccgcagcaacaacaacagcagcagcaagcTCAACAATCCATACAGCATCAACAGGTCTTTATACAGCAAAAGCAGCACacgcagcaacaacagcaactTCAACAGCAGTACCAGCAACAAGTGCAGTCCTCTCAAATACAACCTAAAGCTATCATGa CTAATATGACGctgcagcaacaacaacaggGTGGAGTTGTCCTTGGTACAGATCGTCCTATTATGCCAATAGTATCAGTAGGTGGAGTTGGAATCGGAGTCGCCGCTACCTCTCAAATGAATCAAGTACCACAATCTTCAATGCCTACAATGCAACAGCTTCCTATACCGGTATTGACCACTATATGCCGGAAGGTGCCTGTTAACACTCAGTGCCTTTCCTATCCTATATATGGA ACTATTAATCCAACTATAATAGGCAATCAAATAGTAAGCGGAGCATCGCAGGTTCAGGCGATGCCGATCGTAAATGCGACGCAGGATCAGCAATCGCACGATAATACCAACTCTGCGATAATGATTACGTCGCCAGATCGTAATTCACAGACCGAGTGCTCTCTGATACTACCGTCTACGACAAATCCTCCAGTGACGACTGACGACAGTGGCAAGTTAGCTTCGAAGAAAGAAGACGCATCTGCCACTACGGAAGAAGTCGCGGCGGCATCTCAGTCGGAAGTAATAG ATGGAGAACAATGTAAAACAGCAATCGTAAAAGAGGATGAAGTAACCGTTCCGAAAAGTGAGGAAAAACAATGCAACAATCCGTTAGCGGGGCTTGCCAATACAGTGAACGCGATTACGAATGGTGTAGTTGGCGATGAATCACCATCTATGCCAATCACTTCTACGCCAATAACAGCAAACAGTAAACAAGCGCCACCTAAAGCCATGGTGAAACCACAGGTCCTTACACATGTGATTGAAGGATTTGTAATACAAGAAG CATCAGAACCATTTGCGGTGAGTCAGGAAACTACCAACATTCTCAATCGGAATAACACAAATATGGAAAGGGAGTCTCATGAGGAACCTCCAA GGAAAAAACATGCTCCTAATTATACAAATGAAGAAGATGGAGCCAGCGTGCAAGTCAACAAGTGTGAAAGCTGCGGCAACACGATTGACGAACAGAACGTCAAATTCAAGAAAGAAAAGCGATTTTGTTCATCAGCATGTGCAAAGAA CAAAAAGCGCGAAACACGAGATCGCGATGGTATGGAGAAACAATGGACTGAAATTGAGACTGAAACTAATAAAACTATCGACAATGACATGGCAAAGAAGAATGGCGAGGAAAAGACGTTGTCTACGACTATTGCTTCCTCTGCTGACGAATCACTGCCGAAAGTAAACCCGATTAAATGgacg GTGGGTGAAGTATGCGATTTTATACGTGGTCTACCTGGATGCTCGGATTATGCGGAGGACTTCGCTATCCAAGAGATCGATGGTCAAGCTCTCATGCTGTTAAAAGAAGACCATCTCATGTCTGCTATGAGCATCAAATTGGGCCCAGCACTAAAAATCGTCGCTAGGATCGATTCAATGCGCATAGAATCGATGTCAAATTCCAATCCTACGTCGAACAACTCGTAA